Genomic DNA from Streptomyces sp. PCS3-D2:
CCGAACGGCGTACGGCGCGGGCGCCGGGTCGGGGGACGGGCCTGCGGGTCGGGCCTCGACGGGTCGGGCCTCGACGGGTTGGCCCTCGACGGTGGCGGCCGTGGTCAGGATCCGAGGCGGAAGCCCGTGACGAGTTCGGACCGGATGCGCAGGACGTCGGCCATCGGTCGGTCCCTCCACGGGTCGAGCAGGGCCGCCAGCCGTTCGGCTTCGTCGCGGTTCACGATGAGCTCGGCGTGACCGATCACGACGACGCTCCAGCCGAGATGGGTGCAGGCGTCGATGGCGTCGGCTTCGTAGCCGAGGACGAGACCGGGTTCGCCGGGCGTGGGCGCCAGCGACGCGCGTGAAACGCCCTCGTCCACGCGGACGAGAACGTCCTCCCCGTCGACGTGGTGGCTCGTCGGCCGGATGGCCGGCAGCGCCCGGTGGGTGAAGACGAGGCGGCCGAGCGAGACGGTGGCCAGGAGCCGCAGCGCCTCGGTACGGTCCAGTTGCCGTGTGGGCCGCACCCGGTTCGCCGCGGGGCCGTCGGCCGGTCTCCTGCTGGTTTCCTGATCCATTCCGCGGCCCTCCGCTCCGGCCCCGTGACCTCGGCCTCGGCTCCACCCAGCGTCCGTTCCGGTCCGTACCCCGGGCCAGGGCCGAATGGGCCCCTGTCCCGGGGAACCGGGGGCCGGTCGGCCCATCCCCGCCGCCGGCGGTACCGCCCAGACTTGAACCGGAACCGACCGGAGGCCGCCATGAGGACCACTCCCCCTACGAAAGTCGCCGGTGCGCTGCCGGCTGAACACCGTTCCCGGCTGATGGGTGTTGCCCGGGAGGTCAACTTCCCCGAGAGCGCACGCCTCTTCGACGAGGGCGGGCGCGCGGACAGGTTCTGGATCGTCCGTACGGGCCTCGTGGCCCTGGACGTGCCCGTGCCCGGCAGACCGCCTGCGGTGATCGAAAGCCTCGGGCCGGGTGAACTCGTCGGGTGCTCGTGGATGTTGGAGCCCCGTTCCTGGAGGCTGGGGGCCGTGGCCACGACGCCGGTTCGCACCTACGAGTTCGACGCCGCCGCCGTGCGCACGATGATGGACGCCGACCCTGCCTTCGGCTCCGCGATGGGCCACTGGGTCGCGCAGGTGCTCGCGCACCGGCTGCACTCCGCCCGGGTACGGCTGCTCGACCTCTACGCCCCGCACGGCAGCGGCAGCCGTGTCTGACGGCCGTAGCCGTGTGACGGCGGGCAGCACTCACCCGGAAGGCGGGCGGTGTCCCACGGCGTCCAAGGGGACCCGCCAGCGCAGCGTCGTGCCCTGACCGTTCGGCCCGGGCGCGGACACGGAGAGTTCGCCTCCCAGGCGTTCGGCCCGTTCCGCAAGGTTGCGGAGCCCGCTGCGGCGGCCTCCCTCCGCCATCCCGACTCCGTCGTCGCCGACCAGTACGGTCAGGACTCCTTCGGCGGCCGAGATCGAGACGTCCGCCCGGCGCGCCTTGGCGTGCCGGGCGACGTTGGTGAGCCCTTCCGTGATCACGGCGAGCACCTCGTCGGCGGTCTCGTCGGACACCTCGGTGTCGATCAGGCCCTCCATCCGCAGGGCCGGGGTGAAGCCGAGTACCGGGGCGGCTTCCTCCACCGCCCGTACGGCGCGGACGCGCAACTTCGGAGGACCTCCGGGAGCCTCGTGTTCCCGGAGCCCGAAGATCGTCGAACGGATGATCTTGATGGTGGCGTCCAGATCGTCGATCGCCCGCGCGAGACGCTCGGAAGCCTCGGGGTGCTCCACGAAGCGCTGGGCGCTCTGGAGGGTCATGCCCGTGGCGAAGAGCCGCTGGATGGCGAGATCGTGGAGGTCGCGGGCGATGCGGTCGTGGTCCTCCAGCATGCTCGTCTGCTCGGCTTCCCGGCGGCGGGCGGCGAGCTCCAGCGCCACCGCGGCCTGGCCGGCGAACCCGGGCAGTGCCGCGATCTGCGCGCGGGCGAACCCCGGGCGACCGCGCCTGCGGGCCAGGGTGAGGACGCCGCTCACCCGCTGCCTGGTGCCGAACGTGACGACGACGGCGGGGCCGAATCCCCGCCACCGTTCCGGCTGCACGGTGATCCGGTCGTCGGCCTCGACGTCGGCCACGGCGATCAGTCGGTCCTGCTCGCCGAGGGCGACGGCTGCCAGTGTGCCGCCGCTGCTGGGCAGCACGACGCCGCGGTGCGCATCGGCGCCCTCCCCCACGGCCAGCGAGTCGCGCAGTTCACCGCTCTGGCCCACGACGGAGAAGACACCGAGGTCGGCGCCGGTGATGTCGCGGGCACGCTCCAGCATCCCTTCCAGCACCTCCGTCTCGGCCGAGCCGGAGAGCAGGGCACTGGTGAATGCGGAGCTGGCGGCCAGCCAGCGCTCCCGGAGGCGCACCTCTTCGAAGAGGCGGGCGTTCTCGATGGCGATGCCGGCCGCCACCGCCAAGGTGGACAGAACGCCCTCGTCCTCCTCGTCGAAGGCCATGCCCCCGCGCTTCTCGGTCATGTAGAGGTTGCCGAACACGGCCTCGCGGACCCGGATGGGAACCCCGAGGAAGGAGTGCATCGGGGGGTGGTGGGCCGGGAAGCCGTAGGAGGCGGGATGATCGGACAGTTCGGCGAGGCGGAGCGGCTCGGGGTGGCGGATGAGCTCGCCGAGGAGTCCGTGGCCGGAGGGCAGGTCGCCGATCTCGGCCCGGAGGTCGTCGCCGATGCCGACGGGGAGGAACTGGGCGAGCTTCCGGTCGTCGCCGATGACCCCCAGCGCTCCGTACTCCGCGTCCACCAGCACGACGGCGGCTTCGACGATGCGCCTCAGGACCTGCGGCAGGTCCAGCTCCCGGCCGACGGACATCACGGCGTCGAGGAGGCCGTTGAGACGGTCCCTCGCCCCACGGACCTCGTCGATGCGGACCTGGAGCTCCGCGAGCAGTTCGTCCAGCCGCAACCCCGGGAGCCCCGGGCGCGCGGGATCCCGCTCGTCCCCGCCCATGCGCACCTCCAAGCGACGCCCGGGGAAGTCCGGCCTGCCTCCTCACCGTATCCCCGCCCCCGCGTTCCCGCTCAGGCCGTGGGCGTCATGCGGAGTCGTCCGGGCCCAGATGCCGGATGTGGGCGTCGGGCCCGGGGAAGTACAGCGTCGTCCTGCCGGTGTCCGACCAGCGGACGTCGTAGGGCGGAGTGCCGTCGTCGTGGTGCAGGCCGACGACTTCGCCGTCCCGGCCCGGCTTGCCCACCGTCGGCCCTCCCACGACTATCTCGTCGCCGAGACGGGCCCGGGTGCCGTGCCCTGACATGCGCTTCTCCATGACCATCAGCTCCTTCGGAATGCGTGCCTCACCAGTCGGGCCGCCGCGAAGCCGCTCAGGAGAGCGGCTGCGGCCAGGGCCGTACCCCGCAGTCCCAGAGGTTCGGTCTCCAGGACCGACCGCAGCAGCGGAAGGTGCAGCGCTGCCGCCCCGAGCAGCGCGGAGGCGAGGACGGACAGGGGCAGGAAGAGGTTCTCCCGGGTCAGCAGGCGCGTCCGCAGTCCCAGTACGACGCCGAGCTGCCCGGCCAGCAGGGAGAGGAAGAGGACGCTCTGCCAGGGCAGGCCCCAGGCCCGTGCGACGGTTCCGGCGGTGAGGCAGGACGCGGTGACCACGGCGGCGAGCACGAGGAGCCTCTGCCACGCGCCCGCGCCGAGGATGTGCTGGCCGGGCGGCCTCGGTGGCTTGCGCATGGCGTCCGGCGCCACCGGCTCGGCGCCCATGGCCACCCCGGTCAGGCCGTGGGTCAGGAGGTTGATCCACAGGATCTGGCCGGCTCGGAGCGGCAGCGGGAGGCCCAGCAGGGGGCCGATCAGCATGACGAGGATCTCGGCGGCACCCCCGGCCAAGCCGTAGACGAGGAAGCGGCGGATGTTGTCGTAGACCCGCCGGCCCTCCTCGACGGCCGCGACCACGGTCGACAGGTCGTCGTCGGTCAGCACGAGGTCGGCCGCCTGGCGGGCGACCTCCGTGCCCTGCTGCCCCATGGCCACCCCGATGTCGGCGCGGCGCAGCGCGGGCCCGTCGTTGACGCCGTCTCCGGTCATGGCGGTGACGGCTCCCCGGGCCCGCCAGGCGTCGACGATGTCCAGCTTCTGCTGCGGGTCCGTCCGGGCGAAGACGCGTGCGGCGGTGAGGTCGGCTACCCGGCCGGCCGCGAGATCGGGTCCGCTGACCACGGCTTCGCCGTCGGCGTCCCGGCCGACCAGGCCCACCCGGGCGGCGATCGCGCGAGCCGTCGCCGGGTGGTCTCCGGTGATCAGGACCGGGGTGATGCCGGCCTCGTGACACGCGGCGAGCGTGGCGGCTGCCGCGGGCTTGGGCGGGTCGCTGACGGCGACCAGCCCCAGGAGCCGCAGTCCTGCCTCGGCCGCCTCGGCACTGTGCGGCCGCTCGGCGTGTTCGGCGGATGCCACGGCGAGCACCCGGTATCCGCGGGAGGCCAGGCTCGCCGCCTGCTGCCGGGCACCGGCCACCAGATCTGCGCGGTCGGCGAGAACCGCTGGGGCGAGCACCACCTCCGGGGCACCCTTCAAACACACGAGGGCATCACCGGACGGCAGACGGTGGACCGTCGTCATGCGCTTGCGTCCGCTGTCGAACGGCACCTCCCACGTCCTGGGGTGGGTGCGCCGGAGCAGCTCCGGCTCGCCGCACCCGGCCTTGACGGCCGCCGCCAGGAGGGCGGCCTCCATGGGGTCGCCGACCGCGGTCCACCGGTCCTCGTCCGGCGGCGTTGCGTGGGGCGGCCGCAGGGAGGCGTCGTTGCAGAGCGACGCGGCCGTCAGCAGGTCCCGCACGGGGCCGAGCTCGGCCGCCGTCGGCGACCGCCCCTCGACCCGGACGTCCCCCCGCGGTTCGTACCCCACTCCGAAGAAGTCGGCCGCGACCCGGGGGGTCCACACGTGCTGGACGACCATGCGGCCCTCGGTGAGGGTGCCGGTCTTGTCGGTGGCGAGGACCGTGACGGACCCGAGGGTCTCCACCGCGGGGAGCCGCCGGATGAGGGCGTGCCGGGCCACCATCCGGCGGGCTCCCAGCGCGAGGGCCAGGGTCACCACGGCCGGCAGGGATTCGGGAACCGCCGCCACGGCGAGGCTGATCGCCGTCACCGCCATGATCCCGGGCGGCAGGCCCTGTACCAGCCCGAGGGCGAAGACCAGCAGGCACAGCACCAGGGTGACGACGGCCAGGACACGCCCCAGCGAGGCGAGACGGCGCTGCA
This window encodes:
- a CDS encoding pyridoxamine 5'-phosphate oxidase family protein; amino-acid sequence: MDQETSRRPADGPAANRVRPTRQLDRTEALRLLATVSLGRLVFTHRALPAIRPTSHHVDGEDVLVRVDEGVSRASLAPTPGEPGLVLGYEADAIDACTHLGWSVVVIGHAELIVNRDEAERLAALLDPWRDRPMADVLRIRSELVTGFRLGS
- a CDS encoding Crp/Fnr family transcriptional regulator, whose amino-acid sequence is MRTTPPTKVAGALPAEHRSRLMGVAREVNFPESARLFDEGGRADRFWIVRTGLVALDVPVPGRPPAVIESLGPGELVGCSWMLEPRSWRLGAVATTPVRTYEFDAAAVRTMMDADPAFGSAMGHWVAQVLAHRLHSARVRLLDLYAPHGSGSRV
- a CDS encoding GAF domain-containing sensor histidine kinase codes for the protein MGGDERDPARPGLPGLRLDELLAELQVRIDEVRGARDRLNGLLDAVMSVGRELDLPQVLRRIVEAAVVLVDAEYGALGVIGDDRKLAQFLPVGIGDDLRAEIGDLPSGHGLLGELIRHPEPLRLAELSDHPASYGFPAHHPPMHSFLGVPIRVREAVFGNLYMTEKRGGMAFDEEDEGVLSTLAVAAGIAIENARLFEEVRLRERWLAASSAFTSALLSGSAETEVLEGMLERARDITGADLGVFSVVGQSGELRDSLAVGEGADAHRGVVLPSSGGTLAAVALGEQDRLIAVADVEADDRITVQPERWRGFGPAVVVTFGTRQRVSGVLTLARRRGRPGFARAQIAALPGFAGQAAVALELAARRREAEQTSMLEDHDRIARDLHDLAIQRLFATGMTLQSAQRFVEHPEASERLARAIDDLDATIKIIRSTIFGLREHEAPGGPPKLRVRAVRAVEEAAPVLGFTPALRMEGLIDTEVSDETADEVLAVITEGLTNVARHAKARRADVSISAAEGVLTVLVGDDGVGMAEGGRRSGLRNLAERAERLGGELSVSAPGPNGQGTTLRWRVPLDAVGHRPPSG
- a CDS encoding DUF1918 domain-containing protein; this translates as MEKRMSGHGTRARLGDEIVVGGPTVGKPGRDGEVVGLHHDDGTPPYDVRWSDTGRTTLYFPGPDAHIRHLGPDDSA
- a CDS encoding cation-translocating P-type ATPase; its protein translation is MAITPATADAPARTPGGLTGREAERRLADHGRNEIPPAPPTPWYARVLAQLRDPLIMVLLGAVVLTIAIGDHPDAVVIAVVIVVNTTVGVVQEIRADHAVAALSAMSAPNARVLRDGAPSEIPAAAVVPGDVLLLAEGDIVAADAEVDEASALTIDESMLTGESVPVDKTAASTASAGTVVVKGRGVATVRATGPNSALGRIAALLDTKREPTPLQRRLASLGRVLAVVTLVLCLLVFALGLVQGLPPGIMAVTAISLAVAAVPESLPAVVTLALALGARRMVARHALIRRLPAVETLGSVTVLATDKTGTLTEGRMVVQHVWTPRVAADFFGVGYEPRGDVRVEGRSPTAAELGPVRDLLTAASLCNDASLRPPHATPPDEDRWTAVGDPMEAALLAAAVKAGCGEPELLRRTHPRTWEVPFDSGRKRMTTVHRLPSGDALVCLKGAPEVVLAPAVLADRADLVAGARQQAASLASRGYRVLAVASAEHAERPHSAEAAEAGLRLLGLVAVSDPPKPAAAATLAACHEAGITPVLITGDHPATARAIAARVGLVGRDADGEAVVSGPDLAAGRVADLTAARVFARTDPQQKLDIVDAWRARGAVTAMTGDGVNDGPALRRADIGVAMGQQGTEVARQAADLVLTDDDLSTVVAAVEEGRRVYDNIRRFLVYGLAGGAAEILVMLIGPLLGLPLPLRAGQILWINLLTHGLTGVAMGAEPVAPDAMRKPPRPPGQHILGAGAWQRLLVLAAVVTASCLTAGTVARAWGLPWQSVLFLSLLAGQLGVVLGLRTRLLTRENLFLPLSVLASALLGAAALHLPLLRSVLETEPLGLRGTALAAAALLSGFAAARLVRHAFRRS